One stretch of Manis pentadactyla isolate mManPen7 chromosome 10, mManPen7.hap1, whole genome shotgun sequence DNA includes these proteins:
- the RABL2B gene encoding rab-like protein 2B isoform X3, producing MERFLMDGFQPQQLSTYALTLYKHTATVDGRTVLVDFWDTAGQERFQSMHASYYHKAHACIMVFDVRRKVTYKNLSTWYTELREFRPKIPCIVVANKIDADIKVTQKSFNFARKFSLPLYFVSAADGTNVVKLFNDAIRLAVSYKQNSRDFMDEVLQELENFELEQKEEDVPGQEQHDNTGSPSPS from the exons ATGGAGAGATTTCTCATGGATGGATT TCAGCCACAGCAACTGTCCACATATGCCCTGACGCTGTACAAGCACACGGCCACGGTGGATGGCAGGACTGTCCTTGTGG ACTTCTGGGACACGGCAGGCCAGGAGCGGTTCCAGAGCATGCACGCCTCCTACTACCACAAGGCCCACGCCTGCATCATG GTGTTCGACGTGCGGAGGAAAGTCACCTACAAGAATCTGAGCACCTGGTACACGGAACTTCGGGAGTTCAGGCCTAAGATCCCTTGCATCGTGGTGGCCAATAAAATCGATG CAGACATAAAGGTGACCCAAAAAAGCTTCAATTTTGCCAGGAAGTTCTCCCTGCCTCTCTACTTTGTCTCAGCTGCTGATGGTACCAACGTCGTGAAG CTCTTCAATGATGCAATTCGGTTAGCTGTGTCTTACAAACAGAACTCCAGGGACTTCATGGATGAAGTTTTGCAGGAGCTTGAG AACTTTGAGCTGGAGCAGAAGGAGGAGGACGTGCCAGGTCAAGAGCAACATGACAACACCGGGAGCCCATCTCCTTCCTGA
- the RABL2B gene encoding rab-like protein 2B isoform X4 codes for MAGLSLWRPAQRPSGHLGLSALQHPSVSQSYINIADFWDTAGQERFQSMHASYYHKAHACIMVFDVRRKVTYKNLSTWYTELREFRPKIPCIVVANKIDADIKVTQKSFNFARKFSLPLYFVSAADGTNVVKLFNDAIRLAVSYKQNSRDFMDEVLQELENFELEQKEEDVPGQEQHDNTGSPSPS; via the exons ATGGCAGGACTGTCCTTGTGG AGACCTGCCCAGAGGCCCTCAGGGCACCTGGGTCTCTCTGCCCTCCAGCACCCATCAGTGAGTCAGAGCTACATTAATATTGCAGACTTCTGGGACACGGCAGGCCAGGAGCGGTTCCAGAGCATGCACGCCTCCTACTACCACAAGGCCCACGCCTGCATCATG GTGTTCGACGTGCGGAGGAAAGTCACCTACAAGAATCTGAGCACCTGGTACACGGAACTTCGGGAGTTCAGGCCTAAGATCCCTTGCATCGTGGTGGCCAATAAAATCGATG CAGACATAAAGGTGACCCAAAAAAGCTTCAATTTTGCCAGGAAGTTCTCCCTGCCTCTCTACTTTGTCTCAGCTGCTGATGGTACCAACGTCGTGAAG CTCTTCAATGATGCAATTCGGTTAGCTGTGTCTTACAAACAGAACTCCAGGGACTTCATGGATGAAGTTTTGCAGGAGCTTGAG AACTTTGAGCTGGAGCAGAAGGAGGAGGACGTGCCAGGTCAAGAGCAACATGACAACACCGGGAGCCCATCTCCTTCCTGA